A genome region from Pseudomonas anguilliseptica includes the following:
- the yacG gene encoding DNA gyrase inhibitor YacG, protein MSTPTLVPCPTCSAPVEWGPQSPSRPFCSERCKLIDLGAWASEEHAIAGNPLEDDVFSGELPLREH, encoded by the coding sequence ATGAGTACGCCAACCCTAGTCCCCTGCCCCACCTGCAGTGCGCCCGTCGAATGGGGCCCGCAAAGCCCGAGCCGGCCCTTCTGCTCTGAACGCTGCAAGCTGATCGACCTCGGCGCCTGGGCCTCGGAAGAGCATGCGATTGCCGGTAACCCACTGGAAGATGACGTGTTCTCTGGCGAACTGCCCCTGCGCGAACACTGA
- the coaE gene encoding dephospho-CoA kinase (Dephospho-CoA kinase (CoaE) performs the final step in coenzyme A biosynthesis.) has protein sequence MTKKPWILGLTGGIGSGKSAVAQHFIDLGVHLVDADHAARWVVEPGKLALAKIAEHFGSDVLQADGQLNRAALRSLVFADANERRWLEALLHPLIGQEIIQYLARAESPYAILVSPLLVESGQHKLTQRILVVDAPEQLQVQRTTARDQSSSEQVQAILQAQASREERLRHAHDVLLNDQDLPWLQAEVERLHTFYLSLRGGQT, from the coding sequence TTGACGAAAAAACCCTGGATCCTTGGCCTTACCGGCGGCATTGGCAGCGGCAAAAGCGCTGTGGCCCAGCACTTTATCGATCTTGGCGTGCATCTGGTCGACGCTGATCATGCGGCACGCTGGGTGGTTGAGCCTGGCAAGCTGGCGCTGGCCAAGATAGCCGAGCACTTCGGCAGCGATGTGTTGCAGGCCGACGGCCAGCTTAATCGCGCAGCATTGCGCAGCCTGGTTTTTGCCGACGCCAATGAGCGGCGCTGGCTTGAAGCCCTGCTGCATCCGCTGATCGGCCAGGAAATCATCCAGTACCTGGCGCGTGCAGAATCACCCTATGCCATTCTGGTTTCGCCATTGCTGGTCGAGTCAGGCCAGCACAAGCTAACCCAGCGCATACTGGTGGTGGACGCCCCCGAGCAGCTGCAAGTGCAGCGCACCACGGCTCGCGATCAGAGCTCTAGCGAGCAGGTGCAGGCTATTCTCCAGGCCCAGGCCAGCCGTGAAGAACGCCTACGCCACGCCCACGATGTGCTGCTAAATGACCAAGATCTACCCTGGCTGCAAGCCGAAGTGGAGCGACTCCACACCTTTTACCTGAGCCTACGCGGAGGCCAAACATGA